ACCTGTCCCGGCCAAGCACAGTGGACGTTCACGTCTCCGATAAACGCCACGTCACGAAAGCGCTCCGACAGGAACCCGCTCGTGTTCGCACCGCCTTCGCGGAATGTTCCCCGGTGGTGGGCCCGCGCAGCGCCCCGCGGACATTTCCGCTCACCGGATGACCACTTCCGCCTCGATGAAACGAACCGTTGACAGCGCGCCACGCTCTGCTTAACGTCCTCGCAACGAAAAATTGAACAGTGTCCGAAATTACGAACACTGGAGTTTTCATGGGGCCGCACACCGCGGTGAGCAACGTGCCCGACGCGCCGGACACCGACCGCTCGATGTTTCGCAAGGTCACCCTGCGCCTGCTCCCCCTGCTGGGACTGCTGTACGTGATCGCCTACGTGGACCGCTCCAACCTCGGCTTCGCCAAGCTGACGCTGCAGGACGAGCTGGGCATGTCGGCCACGGCCTTCACCCTGGGCCAGGTCTTCTTCTTCGTCGCCTACGCGCTGCTGGAAGTGCCCAGCAACCTGGCACTGCACAGGTTCGGGGCCAACCGCTGGATAGCGCGGATCATGCTCACCTGGGGACTGATCACCATGGCCACGGCCCTGGTCTCCCAGCCGTGGCACTTCTACCTGGCGCGGTTCATGCTCGGCGCCGCCGAAGCGGGCTTCTTCCCCGGAGTGATCTACTACCTCACGCGCTGGTACCCGGCCGCCCGGCGCGAGGCGGCGGTCGGACTGTTCATGCTGGCAGGCCCCGTCTCCTTCATCATCGGCAACCCCGCCATGGGCGCGCTGAGCGACCTGCACGGCGTCTGGGGACTCGAAGGCTGGCAGTGGATCTTCCTGTGCACCGGCATCCCGGCCGTGCTGACGACCCCGCTCGTCCTCTGGCTGCTGCCCTCCTCTCCGGAACAGGCGAGGTGGCTGACCACGGGCGAGAAGGAACGCATCCGCACCGCCCTCGCCGCCGAGGAGTCGCAAGCAGGCGAACAACCGCACAACCCGCTGCGTGCGCTCGCCGACCCCCGCGTGCTGGCGCTGGCCGCGTTCTTCCTGTGCTTCCCACTGGCCACGTACGGACTCTCGTTCTGGCTGCCCACCATCATCGACGGATTCGGCGGACTCTCCGGAACGGCCATCGGGCTGATCTCGACCACCCCCTACCTGTGCGTGATGGCCGGCCTGCTGCTGGTTCCCCGGCTCGCCGCGCGCGGCGGCAGACCGCTCGACTGGATAGCGGGCATGCTGGCGCTGTCCGCGCTCGGATTCACGATCACCGTCGCCTCCGATCCCGCCTGGATGCAGATGTTCGGACTTTGTCTGGCCTCCGTGGGCGGCTTCGCCGCACAGCCGATCATGTGGGGGCTCGTACCGCGCTTCCTGAGCGGCGCGGCGGCGGCGGCCGGAATCGGCGCGATCAACGGCATCGGCAACCTCGGCGGCGGCTTCGGCCCCATGGGAATCGCCGCGCTGGTGGACCTGACCGGATCCACGCACGCGGGGCTGGTCTTTCTGGTCCTCGTCTCGCTGCTCGGACTGGCGGGCACCTTCGGCCTGCGGGCCCTGCT
This genomic stretch from Actinopolyspora halophila DSM 43834 harbors:
- a CDS encoding MFS transporter, with amino-acid sequence MGPHTAVSNVPDAPDTDRSMFRKVTLRLLPLLGLLYVIAYVDRSNLGFAKLTLQDELGMSATAFTLGQVFFFVAYALLEVPSNLALHRFGANRWIARIMLTWGLITMATALVSQPWHFYLARFMLGAAEAGFFPGVIYYLTRWYPAARREAAVGLFMLAGPVSFIIGNPAMGALSDLHGVWGLEGWQWIFLCTGIPAVLTTPLVLWLLPSSPEQARWLTTGEKERIRTALAAEESQAGEQPHNPLRALADPRVLALAAFFLCFPLATYGLSFWLPTIIDGFGGLSGTAIGLISTTPYLCVMAGLLLVPRLAARGGRPLDWIAGMLALSALGFTITVASDPAWMQMFGLCLASVGGFAAQPIMWGLVPRFLSGAAAAAGIGAINGIGNLGGGFGPMGIAALVDLTGSTHAGLVFLVLVSLLGLAGTFGLRALLRTRARSSDSSGPTSPDSTRVRQQR